In one Lolium rigidum isolate FL_2022 chromosome 3, APGP_CSIRO_Lrig_0.1, whole genome shotgun sequence genomic region, the following are encoded:
- the LOC124701658 gene encoding dentin sialophosphoprotein-like isoform X2, producing MRRMNWNQKKEHFKKNQAAVIPTKSISKVKLSNNSITKGSISTSPAPSPEQRGSSIPSFAAGSDANNEVIVPFDSKKEESSKVDKAKPNRISQGLNRRASSVSASVDDNATDLRVLLISILSENPKGMNLKALEKAVAEAVPNASKKIESIIKNVANYQAPGRYVLKPELELEINKHDASGSGRTIDENIEEAAPSLQIDDPDIFEKIEIGGSPVSAAGDKKVNDSDGKAGTSSESGSDSDSDSDSSGSGSDSGSQSRSAASGSGSSSDSDSDASSSSKEGSDAFVDITSDDNKADTSGRKVADELKSSSSPRDLPTMDGDDEQIDIGTNLDYTSTSSHIDLNNFNIDSDEAAYTAAATENIGASKVNMPSEVLGSKNMGSARSDPSIVDGKYPANKTSYRDNIFDDPLAANSENLPIEEAIQFTKQDGSRRKSTSKDGTNHVPTRTSEKGAKAILKRGSDNENATTKPESAKKAKVDIAYSGAIGSSSEHRQNLPPDKHVNERLSKETGNVGLDTHTDLQLQDIIPSMKGRPPASGNVQKINQSPNVSIQTMHSEGTQEKIGKASSKKKVDQMQKPSNSMDGNLGKGYVHVDDHYINFNDSDDSAARKRGRHGGSFVDGKMHKRSKDVNIDANSINIAKGVRGNVNHDVVMSLPEYIETNGEPSVLQRNSVDKSPQAKKVLQREQSELELGELREGSLENDIERTTRHFERNSSSKSLDGKMTNVDNSQPSMNNRKVAVSAFHDQKKPSPQEFSTGGNMNQEGMPRKTPGYDFDNSRSQQRVNVSQGRQLPRTDNLDSENILYPDKLLEKTGKREAEISQGGVLDHIDPKKKKPTTKLPQNGTKNGIEPRTRKSVSPAENGQRSRNNPLIEPEIGRKRRDSSSDEDNLFLSKYDKEEPELKGPIKDFSQYQDYVQEYNEKYEAYSYLNSQLKKTQSEFLKIQEDFDAAKERDKDQFYNIVERIRDMYDESGTRHKLMKKVFVLLHEELQTIKRRILDFADAYSNE from the exons ATGCGGAGGATGAACTGGAACCAGAAGAAAGAACATTTCAAGAAGAACCAAG CTGCTGTTATCCCAACCAAATCAATTTCCAAAGTAAAGCTGTCTAACAACAGTATTACGAAAGGAAGTATCTCTACTTCACCTGCGCCTTCTCCTGAGCAACGTGGATCGAGCATTCCTTCATTTGCTGCTGGGTCAGATGCAAATAATGAAGTCATAGTACCTTTTGATTCGAAGAAAGAGGAAAGTAGTAAAGTTGATAAAGCAAAACCAAATAGGATTTCTCAAGGACTGAATCGCCGTGCAAGTTCTGTTTCTGCAAGCGTTGATGATAATGCAACTGATTTGCGAGTACTCTTGATATCTATACTGTCAGAGAACCCCAAAGGAATGAACTTAAAG GCCTTGGAGAAAGCTGTTGCAGAGGCAGttccaaatgcatcaaagaaaatagagagtatcaTTAAGAAT GTTGCAAATTACCAAGCACCCGGGAGGTATGTGCTCAAACCGGAACTGGAGCTAGAAATCAATAAACATGATGCTTCTggcagtggaag GACTATTGATGAGAATATCGAAGAAGCTGCTCCAAGCTTACAGATTGATGATCCTGATATATTTGAGAAGATTGAAATCGGGGGCTCCCCGGTTTCTGCTGCAGGAGACAAAAAGGTCAATGACAGTGATGGCAAAGCAGGTACCTCTAGTGAGAGTGGAAGTGATAGTGACAGTGACAGTGACAGTAGTGGCAGTGGAAGTGATAGTGGGAGTCAAAGCAGAAGTGCTGCAAGTGGCAGTGGGAGCAGCAGCGACAGTGATAGTGATGCTTCATCAAGCAGCAAGGAAGGATCTGATGCTTTTGTGGACATCACAAGCGATGATAACAAAGCAGATACATCAGGGAGAAAAGTAGCAGATGAACTGAAGTCGTCTTCCTCGCCAAGAGATTTGCCAACAATGGATGGTGATGATGAGCAAATCGACATTGGAACAAATCTGGATTATACTAGTACATCATCACACATTGATCTGAATAATTTTAATATCGACAGTGATGAGGCGGCATATACAGCTGCAGCAACTGAGAATATCGGTGCAAGCAAAGTAAACATGCCATCAGAAGTTCTAGGAAGCAAAAACATGGGGAGTGCTAGGTCAGATCCTAGTATAGTTGATGGAAAGTATCCTGCAAACAAAACATCTTACAGGGATAATATTTTTGATGACCCCTTAGCAGCTAATAGTGAAAACTTGCCTATTGAAGAAGCCATTCAGTTCACGAAGCAGGATGGTAGCAGAAGAAAATCAACCTCAAAGGATGGAACAAACCATGTACCGACAAGGACCTCAGAGAAAGGTGCCAAAGCCATCTTGAAAAGGGGTTCTGATAATGAGAATGCAACCACAAAGCCAGAAAGTGCCAAAAAGGCCAAGGTTGATATTGCTTATTCGGGAGCTATAGGTTCTTCATCAGAGCACAGACAAAACTTACCACCTGACAAACATGTCAATGAGAGGTTGAGCAAAGAGACAGGGAATGTTGGATTGGACACACATACTGATCTGCAGTTGCAAGATATTATTCCTTCTATGAAAGGAAGACCTCCGGCTTCTGGAAATGTGCAAAAGATAAATCAGAGCCCAAATGTTTCCATCCAGACAATGCACTCCGAGGGAACGCAAGAAAAGATTGGTAAAGCAAGTTCTAAGAAGAAAGTAGATCAGATGCAGAAACCTTCGAATAGTATGGACGGTAACCTAGGGAAAGGTTATGTACATGTTGATGACCACTATATCAATTTTAACGACTCTGATGATTCTGCTGCAAGAAAAAGGGGTAGGCATGGaggatcttttgttgatgggaaaATGCACAAGCGTTCAAAGGATGTCAATATTGATGCAAATTCCATAAATATAGCCAAAGGTGTCAGAGGAAATGTTAACCACGATGTAGTCATGTCTCTTCCTGAATACATTGAAACTAATGGTGAGCCATCAGTTTTGCAAAGAAATAGTGTTGACAAATCACCTCAGGCAAAAAAGGTGCTCCAGAGAGAGCAGTCTGAACTCGAGTTGGGTGAACTTCGTGAGGGTTCTTTGGAAAATGACATCGAGAGGACAACGAGGCATTTTGAGAGGAATAGTTCTTCTAAGTCGCTTGATGGCAAAATGACTAATGTTGATAATTCCCAACCCAGTATGAATAACAGGAAGGTTGCTGTATCTGCTTTTCATGATCAGAAGAAACCATCACCACAAGAATTTAGTACTGGCGGAAATATGAACCAAGAAGGAATGCCACGGAAGACACCAGGATACGACTTTGATAATAGTAGGTCTCAACAAAGAGTAAATGTTTCACAGGGTCGGCAATTGCCAAGGACTGATAATCTGGATTCAGAGAACATACTTTATCCAGATAAGTTGTTAGAAAAAACAGGCAAAAGGGAAGCAGAAATTTCACAGGGTGGAGTGCTCGATCATATAGATCCAAAGAAGAAGAAACCTACTACCAAGCTTCCTCAGAATGGTACCAAGAATGGAATAGAGCCTAGAACACGGAAATCAGTTTCCCCTGCAGAAAACGGGCAAAGAAGTAGGAATAACCCTTTAATTGAGCCTGAGATAGGCAGGAAGAGAAGGGACAGTTCTTCTGATGAAGATAATTTATTTCTTTCAAAGTATGATAAAGAGGAGCCAGAACTGAAAGGTCCAATAAAAGATTTCTCACA ATACCAAGATTATGTGCAGGAGTACAATGAAAAATATGAGGCCTATTCTTACTTGAACAGTCAGCTAAAGAAAACGCA GTCTGAATTCCTAAAGattcaggaggatttcgatgctgcTAAAGAAAGAGATAAGGATCAGTTCTATAACATTGTTGAAAGAATAAGAGACATGTATGATGAATCGGGCACG AGGCATAAATTGATGAAGAAGGTGTTCGTATTGCTTCATGAAGAGTTGCAG actatcaagcGAAGAATTCTAGACTTCGCAGATGCCTACTCAAATGAATAA
- the LOC124701658 gene encoding dentin sialophosphoprotein-like isoform X1, protein MYKLGGRGGGRGGGGSGTKRPPAPHGRGRGASSSKGGAAPPPRGRAAAASSPAAQAEVREESFTLESNGPPAFAALIKLTPDLIDEIRRAEEAGSGARIMFNNSNLNSAEGIIDVGGKEINFTWSFEPGAGELCDVYEERQSGEGENGLLTEHGSIWRKVNVPRVLDESAQNVVKMRSEEAQRASKSRKSIVLDPTNPSVKIQAKSMTAAAVEGNMRRMNWNQKKEHFKKNQAAVIPTKSISKVKLSNNSITKGSISTSPAPSPEQRGSSIPSFAAGSDANNEVIVPFDSKKEESSKVDKAKPNRISQGLNRRASSVSASVDDNATDLRVLLISILSENPKGMNLKALEKAVAEAVPNASKKIESIIKNVANYQAPGRYVLKPELELEINKHDASGSGRTIDENIEEAAPSLQIDDPDIFEKIEIGGSPVSAAGDKKVNDSDGKAGTSSESGSDSDSDSDSSGSGSDSGSQSRSAASGSGSSSDSDSDASSSSKEGSDAFVDITSDDNKADTSGRKVADELKSSSSPRDLPTMDGDDEQIDIGTNLDYTSTSSHIDLNNFNIDSDEAAYTAAATENIGASKVNMPSEVLGSKNMGSARSDPSIVDGKYPANKTSYRDNIFDDPLAANSENLPIEEAIQFTKQDGSRRKSTSKDGTNHVPTRTSEKGAKAILKRGSDNENATTKPESAKKAKVDIAYSGAIGSSSEHRQNLPPDKHVNERLSKETGNVGLDTHTDLQLQDIIPSMKGRPPASGNVQKINQSPNVSIQTMHSEGTQEKIGKASSKKKVDQMQKPSNSMDGNLGKGYVHVDDHYINFNDSDDSAARKRGRHGGSFVDGKMHKRSKDVNIDANSINIAKGVRGNVNHDVVMSLPEYIETNGEPSVLQRNSVDKSPQAKKVLQREQSELELGELREGSLENDIERTTRHFERNSSSKSLDGKMTNVDNSQPSMNNRKVAVSAFHDQKKPSPQEFSTGGNMNQEGMPRKTPGYDFDNSRSQQRVNVSQGRQLPRTDNLDSENILYPDKLLEKTGKREAEISQGGVLDHIDPKKKKPTTKLPQNGTKNGIEPRTRKSVSPAENGQRSRNNPLIEPEIGRKRRDSSSDEDNLFLSKYDKEEPELKGPIKDFSQYQDYVQEYNEKYEAYSYLNSQLKKTQSEFLKIQEDFDAAKERDKDQFYNIVERIRDMYDESGTRHKLMKKVFVLLHEELQTIKRRILDFADAYSNE, encoded by the exons ATGTACAAGCtcggcggccgtggcggcgggcgcggcggcggcggtagcggCACGAAGCGCCCTCCGGCGCCCCATGGCCGCGGCcggggcgcctcctcctccaagggcggcgcggccccgcctcCCCgcggtcgcgccgccgccgcctcgtcgccggcggcgcaggCAGAGGTGCGCGAGGAGTCCTTCACCCTAGAGTCTAACGGGCCGCCTGCCTTTGCGGCACTCATAAAGCTGACCCCCGACCTCATCGACGAGATCCGGCGGGCGGAGGAAGCCGGTAGCGGCGCCCGCATCATGTTCAACAACTCCAACCTCAACTCCGCGGAGGGG ATTATCGATGTTGGTGGTAAAGAAATCAATTTCACATGGTCATTCGAACCTGGCGCTGGTGAGCTATGTGATGTTTATGAAGAACGTCAGAGTGGAGAGGGTGAAAATGGATTGCTTACGGAACATGGATCTATTTGGCGCAAGGTGAATGTGCCACGCGTTTTGGATGAATCGGCACAGAATGTTGTGAAAATGCGCTCAGAGGAGGCTCAGCGTGCTTCGAAATCTCGAAA ATCCATTGTGCTGGACCCCACGAATCCATCTGTTAAGATTCAGGCGAAGTCAATGACTGCTGCAGCTGTAGAAG GTAATATGCGGAGGATGAACTGGAACCAGAAGAAAGAACATTTCAAGAAGAACCAAG CTGCTGTTATCCCAACCAAATCAATTTCCAAAGTAAAGCTGTCTAACAACAGTATTACGAAAGGAAGTATCTCTACTTCACCTGCGCCTTCTCCTGAGCAACGTGGATCGAGCATTCCTTCATTTGCTGCTGGGTCAGATGCAAATAATGAAGTCATAGTACCTTTTGATTCGAAGAAAGAGGAAAGTAGTAAAGTTGATAAAGCAAAACCAAATAGGATTTCTCAAGGACTGAATCGCCGTGCAAGTTCTGTTTCTGCAAGCGTTGATGATAATGCAACTGATTTGCGAGTACTCTTGATATCTATACTGTCAGAGAACCCCAAAGGAATGAACTTAAAG GCCTTGGAGAAAGCTGTTGCAGAGGCAGttccaaatgcatcaaagaaaatagagagtatcaTTAAGAAT GTTGCAAATTACCAAGCACCCGGGAGGTATGTGCTCAAACCGGAACTGGAGCTAGAAATCAATAAACATGATGCTTCTggcagtggaag GACTATTGATGAGAATATCGAAGAAGCTGCTCCAAGCTTACAGATTGATGATCCTGATATATTTGAGAAGATTGAAATCGGGGGCTCCCCGGTTTCTGCTGCAGGAGACAAAAAGGTCAATGACAGTGATGGCAAAGCAGGTACCTCTAGTGAGAGTGGAAGTGATAGTGACAGTGACAGTGACAGTAGTGGCAGTGGAAGTGATAGTGGGAGTCAAAGCAGAAGTGCTGCAAGTGGCAGTGGGAGCAGCAGCGACAGTGATAGTGATGCTTCATCAAGCAGCAAGGAAGGATCTGATGCTTTTGTGGACATCACAAGCGATGATAACAAAGCAGATACATCAGGGAGAAAAGTAGCAGATGAACTGAAGTCGTCTTCCTCGCCAAGAGATTTGCCAACAATGGATGGTGATGATGAGCAAATCGACATTGGAACAAATCTGGATTATACTAGTACATCATCACACATTGATCTGAATAATTTTAATATCGACAGTGATGAGGCGGCATATACAGCTGCAGCAACTGAGAATATCGGTGCAAGCAAAGTAAACATGCCATCAGAAGTTCTAGGAAGCAAAAACATGGGGAGTGCTAGGTCAGATCCTAGTATAGTTGATGGAAAGTATCCTGCAAACAAAACATCTTACAGGGATAATATTTTTGATGACCCCTTAGCAGCTAATAGTGAAAACTTGCCTATTGAAGAAGCCATTCAGTTCACGAAGCAGGATGGTAGCAGAAGAAAATCAACCTCAAAGGATGGAACAAACCATGTACCGACAAGGACCTCAGAGAAAGGTGCCAAAGCCATCTTGAAAAGGGGTTCTGATAATGAGAATGCAACCACAAAGCCAGAAAGTGCCAAAAAGGCCAAGGTTGATATTGCTTATTCGGGAGCTATAGGTTCTTCATCAGAGCACAGACAAAACTTACCACCTGACAAACATGTCAATGAGAGGTTGAGCAAAGAGACAGGGAATGTTGGATTGGACACACATACTGATCTGCAGTTGCAAGATATTATTCCTTCTATGAAAGGAAGACCTCCGGCTTCTGGAAATGTGCAAAAGATAAATCAGAGCCCAAATGTTTCCATCCAGACAATGCACTCCGAGGGAACGCAAGAAAAGATTGGTAAAGCAAGTTCTAAGAAGAAAGTAGATCAGATGCAGAAACCTTCGAATAGTATGGACGGTAACCTAGGGAAAGGTTATGTACATGTTGATGACCACTATATCAATTTTAACGACTCTGATGATTCTGCTGCAAGAAAAAGGGGTAGGCATGGaggatcttttgttgatgggaaaATGCACAAGCGTTCAAAGGATGTCAATATTGATGCAAATTCCATAAATATAGCCAAAGGTGTCAGAGGAAATGTTAACCACGATGTAGTCATGTCTCTTCCTGAATACATTGAAACTAATGGTGAGCCATCAGTTTTGCAAAGAAATAGTGTTGACAAATCACCTCAGGCAAAAAAGGTGCTCCAGAGAGAGCAGTCTGAACTCGAGTTGGGTGAACTTCGTGAGGGTTCTTTGGAAAATGACATCGAGAGGACAACGAGGCATTTTGAGAGGAATAGTTCTTCTAAGTCGCTTGATGGCAAAATGACTAATGTTGATAATTCCCAACCCAGTATGAATAACAGGAAGGTTGCTGTATCTGCTTTTCATGATCAGAAGAAACCATCACCACAAGAATTTAGTACTGGCGGAAATATGAACCAAGAAGGAATGCCACGGAAGACACCAGGATACGACTTTGATAATAGTAGGTCTCAACAAAGAGTAAATGTTTCACAGGGTCGGCAATTGCCAAGGACTGATAATCTGGATTCAGAGAACATACTTTATCCAGATAAGTTGTTAGAAAAAACAGGCAAAAGGGAAGCAGAAATTTCACAGGGTGGAGTGCTCGATCATATAGATCCAAAGAAGAAGAAACCTACTACCAAGCTTCCTCAGAATGGTACCAAGAATGGAATAGAGCCTAGAACACGGAAATCAGTTTCCCCTGCAGAAAACGGGCAAAGAAGTAGGAATAACCCTTTAATTGAGCCTGAGATAGGCAGGAAGAGAAGGGACAGTTCTTCTGATGAAGATAATTTATTTCTTTCAAAGTATGATAAAGAGGAGCCAGAACTGAAAGGTCCAATAAAAGATTTCTCACA ATACCAAGATTATGTGCAGGAGTACAATGAAAAATATGAGGCCTATTCTTACTTGAACAGTCAGCTAAAGAAAACGCA GTCTGAATTCCTAAAGattcaggaggatttcgatgctgcTAAAGAAAGAGATAAGGATCAGTTCTATAACATTGTTGAAAGAATAAGAGACATGTATGATGAATCGGGCACG AGGCATAAATTGATGAAGAAGGTGTTCGTATTGCTTCATGAAGAGTTGCAG actatcaagcGAAGAATTCTAGACTTCGCAGATGCCTACTCAAATGAATAA